The following are from one region of the Nostoc cf. commune SO-36 genome:
- a CDS encoding acyl carrier protein — translation MNEIKTKIKAFLSRFFGNHDLQADEDIFALGFVNSMFAMQLVLFIEQEFQISIENEDLEFDNFRTINSITNLIERKTALPV, via the coding sequence ATGAACGAAATTAAGACCAAAATTAAAGCTTTTCTTTCCAGATTTTTTGGTAATCATGATTTGCAAGCTGATGAAGATATTTTTGCTTTAGGATTTGTTAATTCCATGTTTGCCATGCAACTTGTTTTATTTATAGAGCAAGAGTTTCAAATCAGCATTGAAAACGAAGACTTGGAATTTGATAACTTTCGGACAATTAACTCTATCACCAATCTAATTGAGCGTAAAACTGCTCTGCCCGTATAG
- a CDS encoding TauD/TfdA family dioxygenase, producing MEHPQTTKPNIKQLGLTTRKSVNISSEELVRTSYLQPESSLPLVVEPNLDNLNLAIWTQNNRSWIQNQILQHGGILFRSFNIKDVAEFQQFIQALSGNLLEYSYRSTPRNHVSGNIYTSTEYPATHFIPLHNEMSYSRTWPLKIAFFCIKKADQGGETPIADSRKIFSRINTKIKEKFLQKGVMYVRNYGVGLDLSWQSVFNTNNKLDVEIYCDRTGIELEWRDKETSGFSLRTRQICQAVAKHPQTSEIVWFNQSHLFHISSLEPSVRTQLLANFSEEDLPRNAYYGDGSVIEDSILEEIREIYQQEAIIFPWQEGDVLLLDNMLSAHGRMPFQGSRKVVVGMAEEYNSPEY from the coding sequence ATGGAACATCCCCAAACAACAAAACCAAATATTAAACAATTAGGTTTAACCACTCGTAAATCTGTCAATATATCGTCAGAGGAATTAGTTCGGACATCATATTTACAACCAGAAAGCTCTCTACCTTTAGTTGTTGAGCCAAATTTAGATAACTTAAATCTAGCAATTTGGACTCAAAATAATCGCTCTTGGATTCAAAACCAAATATTACAACATGGAGGTATACTTTTTCGCAGTTTTAATATCAAAGATGTCGCAGAGTTTCAGCAATTTATCCAAGCTCTCTCTGGAAATTTGCTAGAATATTCTTACCGTTCTACACCCCGTAATCATGTTAGTGGGAATATTTATACTTCTACAGAATATCCTGCCACTCATTTCATTCCTCTACATAATGAAATGTCTTACTCCCGTACTTGGCCTTTAAAAATTGCCTTTTTTTGCATTAAAAAAGCAGATCAAGGCGGAGAAACACCAATTGCTGACAGCCGCAAAATTTTTTCTCGAATAAATACAAAAATTAAAGAAAAGTTTTTGCAAAAAGGAGTAATGTATGTGCGAAACTATGGAGTAGGATTAGATTTATCATGGCAAAGTGTCTTTAATACTAATAATAAGCTCGATGTAGAAATATATTGCGATCGCACAGGAATTGAATTAGAGTGGAGAGATAAGGAAACTTCTGGTTTTAGCCTAAGAACTCGTCAAATTTGCCAAGCTGTTGCCAAGCATCCCCAAACATCAGAAATAGTTTGGTTTAATCAATCTCACTTATTTCATATATCAAGCTTAGAGCCAAGTGTTCGCACACAATTGTTAGCTAATTTCTCAGAAGAAGATTTACCACGTAATGCTTATTATGGCGATGGTTCGGTTATTGAAGATTCTATATTAGAAGAGATTCGGGAAATTTATCAGCAAGAAGCAATTATATTTCCTTGGCAAGAAGGAGATGTATTGTTATTAGATAATATGTTATCTGCTCATGGCAGAATGCCATTTCAAGGTTCCCGCAAGGTTGTAGTCGGGATGGCTGAAGAATATAATTCTCCAGAATATTAA
- a CDS encoding HAD-IIIC family phosphatase: protein MIITPEQDINSQQEDKKVIKCIVWDLDNTLWHGVLLEDEKVSLRKDIINIIHTLDNRGILQSIASKNDYAAAIVKLEEYGLKEYFLYPQINWNSKASSVKEIAKLLNIGLDAIAFVDDQLFELEEVKFSASEILCINADEIGNILDMPVMNPRFLTEDSRIRRLMYLSDIYRQNAEKDFVGTTDEFLATLNMNFTISLAEEEDLQRAEELTLRTNQLNTTGYTYSYNELNHFRTSENHKLLIASLEDKYGSYGKIGLLLIECQADVWKIKLLLMSCRVMSRGVGTIMLNYVMSLAKSNNVRLLAEFVSNNRNRMMYISYKFAGFKEIGKNDDLIVMENDLTRIQPVPSYIKFQAS from the coding sequence ATGATTATTACTCCAGAGCAAGACATAAATAGTCAGCAAGAAGATAAAAAGGTTATTAAATGCATAGTTTGGGATTTAGATAATACTTTATGGCATGGAGTATTATTAGAAGATGAGAAAGTTTCCTTGCGGAAAGACATAATAAATATTATTCATACTTTAGATAATCGTGGTATATTACAATCTATTGCTAGCAAAAATGATTATGCAGCAGCAATAGTTAAATTAGAAGAATATGGGTTAAAAGAATATTTTCTATACCCACAAATCAATTGGAATTCTAAAGCGTCTTCTGTGAAAGAGATTGCTAAATTATTGAATATTGGTCTAGATGCGATCGCCTTTGTTGATGATCAATTATTTGAACTCGAAGAAGTCAAATTTTCTGCATCAGAAATTCTTTGTATAAATGCTGATGAAATCGGCAATATTCTAGATATGCCTGTGATGAATCCCCGTTTTCTTACAGAAGATTCACGCATAAGAAGATTAATGTATCTTAGCGATATTTATCGTCAAAATGCGGAGAAAGATTTTGTCGGAACGACAGACGAATTCTTGGCTACCCTTAACATGAATTTCACTATATCTTTGGCAGAAGAAGAAGATTTACAACGTGCAGAAGAATTAACTTTACGCACTAACCAATTAAATACAACTGGTTACACATATTCCTATAATGAACTCAATCATTTTCGCACTTCCGAAAACCATAAACTGCTAATTGCTAGTCTAGAAGATAAGTATGGAAGCTACGGGAAAATTGGTTTATTACTAATTGAATGCCAAGCTGACGTTTGGAAAATAAAGCTTTTACTGATGTCTTGTCGCGTTATGTCCAGAGGCGTGGGAACAATCATGTTGAATTATGTGATGAGTTTAGCTAAAAGCAATAATGTCCGCCTCTTAGCAGAATTTGTATCCAATAATCGTAATCGCATGATGTATATATCCTATAAGTTTGCTGGATTTAAAGAAATTGGCAAAAATGACGACTTGATAGTTATGGAAAATGATTTAACGCGGATTCAGCCTGTACCTTCATATATTAAATTTCAGGCTAGTTAA
- a CDS encoding type I polyketide synthase yields the protein MHNKLKGIAIIGMAGRFPGAKSVAKFWQNLCDGVESISYFNDKELLASGVDPSCLRDPNYVKAGFVLEDIEMFDAEFFGFSPREAEILDPQQRVFLECAWEALENAGYNPKADNNLTGLYAGGNLSTYLFYNLASHPDLLKSLNLQVTLGNDKDFIPTRVSYKLNLKGPSVNVGTACSTSLVAVHLACRGLLSYQCDMALAGGIAIQVPQVEGYFYQAGGMASCDAHTRAFDARATGGPFGRGAGVVVLKRLEDAVADGDYIYGVIKGSAINNDGAVKVSYTAPSVTGQAEVIAQAQAIASFDPDTITYIETHGTGTALGDPIEIRALDKVFRAGTSKKGFCAIGSVKPNVSHLNTAAGVTSLIKTALALKHQQIPPSLHFEVPNPEIDFANSPFYVNTQLREWETNGIPRRAGVSSFGLGGTNAHVVLEEAPGEIQNSKFKIQNSKNTDERALHLLVLSAKTESALETATANLLNHLQQHPELNLADVAYTLQVGRHPFTHRRTVVCQDIPDAIIALQSLQRVLTNTQETNQRPIAFMFTGLGTQYINMAEELYQVEPIFREHLDRCFALFQPLLGVDLKQVIYPSSSASNPAATNGKTGINLRQMLGRDPQPIDPATEKLNQTYLTQPALFAVEYALAQLWMSWGIRPAAMIGYSIGEYVAATLAGVLSLEDAIALVAARAQMIQKLPGGAMLAVPLTEQQVQPYLNENLSLSAVNGAFQCVVAGTTQAVEELSRELSAKGLACRQLQTSHAFHSFMMEAIADSFTQLLQTINLQPPQIPYLSNVTGTWITTEQATNPSYWTQHLCQPVRFADGLQQLWKQHSPILLEVGAGQALSSLARQCLDNIAGDNLVVLSSLRYAYEQQSDIAFILNTLGQLWLEGVKIDWSEFHTHERRYRLPLPTYPFERQRYWIEAQKSSPIQITPQTPSSSGLWQSLVEASQLQASIGAANFDEQIFQEKKEWRDRLCVAYIHLAISQLGAFSHPDKKYSLEELFEQCQITSPYKELLSRWLEILVEQGKLNQEQELFTNLVPISADFVKHLLVEVKAKWRDTPQQIELLQLYGENMVALLTGEKEPLEFHVSTLLKEGEFSVQQLPENQYYNSIMRICLEHLLKALPSDINLRILEIGGGTGTGTADLLPILPPQRAKYTFTDVGSFFLNTAKKKFSDYRFVEYELLDIERSPQEQGYSNYSFDVIVAFQVLHVAKNIGQTLDRLRSLLAPGGLLLFWETTQPKLEFEFIDALLMNPIEDSQSDRNMCNPFLSKEKWEKELKSHGFEQVIGFSEFAPFTDHVILAQATASAAFTEKNTVTKANLSTHHSRPNLKNAYAPPTNDLEQKLVEVYQELLGIEQIGIHDSFFALGGDSLTGTVLISQLRTIFQLELPVRLLFEAPTIAEFALVIEEILIEELEELEETSSISDMQLSK from the coding sequence ATGCACAATAAATTAAAAGGCATAGCTATCATTGGCATGGCAGGTCGGTTTCCTGGAGCTAAAAGCGTAGCTAAATTTTGGCAAAACTTGTGTGATGGTGTTGAGTCTATTTCGTACTTCAATGATAAAGAGTTGTTAGCTTCAGGGGTAGACCCTTCTTGTTTGCGCGATCCTAACTACGTGAAAGCTGGATTTGTGCTAGAAGATATCGAGATGTTTGATGCTGAATTTTTTGGTTTTTCTCCTAGAGAAGCTGAAATTCTCGATCCTCAACAGCGAGTTTTTTTGGAGTGTGCTTGGGAAGCATTGGAAAATGCTGGTTATAATCCGAAAGCAGACAACAACTTAACTGGTTTATATGCAGGGGGAAACTTAAGTACTTACTTGTTCTATAATCTCGCTTCACACCCTGACCTTCTGAAATCGCTAAATTTGCAAGTTACGCTTGGCAATGATAAAGACTTTATTCCTACACGAGTTTCTTACAAATTGAATTTGAAAGGGCCAAGTGTGAATGTTGGTACAGCTTGTTCCACTTCGTTAGTAGCTGTTCATCTAGCGTGCCGAGGATTATTGAGTTACCAATGTGACATGGCACTAGCTGGGGGTATTGCGATCCAAGTTCCGCAAGTAGAGGGTTATTTCTATCAAGCTGGAGGAATGGCTTCTTGTGATGCTCACACTCGTGCCTTTGATGCTAGAGCTACTGGTGGCCCTTTTGGTAGAGGGGCGGGTGTCGTTGTCCTCAAAAGATTAGAAGATGCTGTAGCAGATGGTGACTATATTTATGGAGTAATTAAAGGTTCAGCTATTAATAATGATGGTGCAGTAAAAGTAAGTTACACAGCACCAAGTGTTACGGGACAAGCAGAAGTTATTGCCCAAGCTCAAGCGATCGCCTCCTTTGATCCTGATACCATTACTTATATTGAAACTCATGGCACTGGTACAGCCTTGGGCGACCCAATCGAAATTCGAGCGTTAGATAAAGTATTTCGTGCCGGAACCAGTAAGAAGGGTTTTTGTGCGATCGGTTCCGTCAAACCTAATGTCAGCCATTTGAATACGGCTGCTGGTGTAACGAGCTTAATTAAAACTGCTTTAGCTTTAAAACATCAACAAATACCTCCCAGCTTGCATTTTGAAGTACCCAATCCAGAAATAGACTTTGCCAACAGTCCTTTTTACGTCAATACCCAACTCCGCGAATGGGAAACAAACGGAATACCCCGCCGCGCAGGAGTCAGTTCTTTTGGTTTAGGTGGGACTAATGCTCATGTTGTATTGGAAGAAGCACCTGGAGAAATTCAAAATTCAAAATTCAAAATTCAAAATTCAAAAAATACAGATGAACGTGCCTTACACCTGTTAGTACTTTCTGCTAAAACTGAATCTGCTTTAGAGACGGCGACTGCAAATTTGCTCAATCATCTGCAACAGCATCCAGAACTGAATCTTGCAGATGTAGCTTATACATTACAAGTTGGTCGTCACCCATTTACTCATCGGCGCACGGTTGTTTGTCAAGATATTCCAGATGCCATAATTGCCCTTCAGAGTCTCCAACGAGTTTTGACTAACACTCAAGAGACGAATCAACGCCCTATTGCCTTTATGTTTACTGGTTTAGGGACTCAGTACATCAATATGGCTGAGGAACTTTATCAAGTAGAGCCAATTTTCCGTGAACATCTAGACCGTTGTTTTGCTCTCTTCCAACCTCTTTTGGGTGTTGACCTAAAACAAGTTATCTATCCTTCTTCTTCAGCATCCAATCCAGCAGCAACTAATGGGAAAACAGGTATCAATTTACGCCAAATGTTGGGGCGTGATCCTCAACCAATAGATCCCGCCACAGAGAAACTCAACCAAACTTATTTGACTCAGCCAGCATTATTTGCCGTTGAATATGCTTTAGCTCAATTATGGATGTCCTGGGGTATTCGTCCTGCGGCGATGATTGGTTATAGCATTGGTGAATATGTGGCAGCAACCTTAGCAGGAGTATTATCTCTAGAAGATGCGATCGCTCTGGTGGCTGCTAGGGCGCAAATGATTCAAAAGTTGCCAGGGGGAGCCATGTTAGCGGTTCCCTTAACAGAGCAACAAGTACAACCTTACTTAAATGAAAACCTTTCCTTGTCAGCAGTTAATGGCGCATTTCAATGTGTTGTGGCGGGAACAACCCAGGCTGTAGAGGAATTGTCACGGGAGTTGAGCGCCAAGGGTTTAGCCTGTCGTCAGTTGCAGACATCCCATGCTTTTCATTCTTTCATGATGGAAGCGATCGCTGACTCTTTTACTCAACTGTTACAAACTATCAATCTCCAACCACCGCAAATTCCTTATCTCTCCAACGTCACGGGAACCTGGATCACAACCGAGCAAGCCACAAATCCCAGTTATTGGACACAGCATCTATGTCAACCTGTCCGATTTGCCGATGGATTACAACAGTTGTGGAAACAACACAGTCCTATTTTATTGGAGGTAGGCGCGGGACAAGCATTAAGCAGCTTGGCAAGGCAATGTTTAGATAATATTGCTGGAGATAACTTAGTTGTATTATCTTCCCTCCGCTATGCCTATGAGCAACAGTCAGATATTGCTTTCATCTTGAATACATTAGGACAGCTATGGCTGGAGGGAGTCAAGATTGATTGGTCAGAATTTCATACTCATGAGCGTCGATATCGCCTTCCCTTACCGACGTATCCCTTTGAGCGACAAAGATATTGGATTGAAGCACAAAAATCATCACCTATACAAATAACTCCTCAAACTCCATCTTCATCAGGACTTTGGCAATCTCTGGTAGAAGCCAGTCAACTCCAAGCTAGTATCGGTGCTGCAAACTTTGACGAGCAAATTTTTCAAGAGAAAAAAGAGTGGCGCGATCGCCTGTGCGTTGCTTATATTCATCTGGCAATATCGCAATTAGGAGCTTTTAGCCATCCTGATAAAAAATATTCCTTAGAGGAATTGTTTGAACAATGTCAGATTACCTCTCCCTACAAAGAGTTATTAAGTCGATGGCTAGAAATATTGGTAGAACAAGGTAAGTTAAATCAAGAGCAAGAATTGTTTACCAATTTAGTACCAATATCAGCAGACTTTGTTAAGCATTTGCTGGTAGAAGTTAAAGCCAAATGGAGAGACACACCACAACAAATAGAGCTATTACAACTCTATGGCGAAAATATGGTGGCGCTGCTAACAGGGGAAAAAGAACCATTAGAGTTTCATGTTTCCACCTTATTAAAAGAAGGGGAATTTTCAGTTCAACAATTACCTGAAAATCAGTACTATAACTCAATCATGCGGATATGCTTAGAACATCTGTTAAAAGCATTACCATCAGATATAAATCTGAGAATTCTGGAAATTGGTGGTGGAACTGGTACAGGTACAGCAGACTTATTACCCATCCTGCCACCACAGAGGGCAAAATATACATTTACCGATGTAGGCAGTTTCTTCCTCAACACAGCTAAAAAGAAGTTTAGCGATTATCGATTTGTTGAATATGAGTTATTAGACATTGAGCGATCGCCACAAGAACAGGGATACTCAAATTACAGCTTTGATGTGATTGTAGCCTTCCAAGTGCTGCACGTTGCTAAGAATATAGGACAGACTCTTGATCGTCTTCGTTCTTTACTTGCGCCTGGAGGTTTACTATTATTTTGGGAAACAACTCAACCCAAGTTAGAATTTGAGTTTATTGACGCGCTGCTGATGAATCCGATAGAAGATTCACAAAGCGATCGTAATATGTGTAATCCCTTTTTATCTAAAGAAAAATGGGAAAAGGAACTCAAATCTCATGGTTTTGAACAAGTGATAGGGTTCTCAGAATTTGCACCTTTTACAGACCATGTAATTCTAGCTCAAGCAACTGCCTCAGCAGCATTTACTGAGAAAAATACTGTTACTAAAGCCAATTTATCTACTCACCATTCCAGACCGAATTTAAAAAATGCCTATGCTCCTCCTACTAACGATCTAGAGCAAAAACTGGTTGAAGTTTATCAAGAGTTACTAGGTATTGAACAAATAGGTATTCATGACAGCTTCTTCGCATTGGGGGGAGACTCACTCACAGGAACAGTATTAATTTCTCAACTTCGCACAATTTTTCAATTGGAATTACCAGTACGTCTTCTGTTTGAAGCTCCTACTATCGCTGAATTCGCGTTAGTGATTGAAGAAATTCTTATAGAAGAATTGGAAGAATTAGAAGAAACATCTAGTATTTCCGATATGCAACTGTCAAAATAA
- a CDS encoding 3-hydroxyacyl-CoA dehydrogenase family protein, which yields MNIKTVGVVGAGVMGIGVAQNLAQTGHDVILVDIKEEILDKAKQEIKNNIRFQSFFQRKDQPENLEEVLHRIEFSTNYKFLENVEFVIENVTEKWDTKKQVYALIDPICSADCIFAANTSAIPITRIASATKRADKVVGIHFMNPVPMKPMVEMIRGYHTSETTIEIAKKMLSQMGKECILVNDSPGFVSNRVLMLTINEAVFLLQDQVATAEDIDKIFKGCFGHKMGPLETADLIGLDTILFSIEVLYESFNDSKYRPCPLLKKMVDAGLYGRKNGKGFYAYQ from the coding sequence ATGAATATAAAAACTGTTGGTGTTGTTGGTGCAGGTGTCATGGGGATAGGAGTCGCCCAAAACCTTGCACAAACAGGTCATGATGTAATTTTAGTAGATATTAAAGAAGAAATTCTCGATAAAGCCAAACAAGAAATCAAGAATAATATTCGCTTTCAATCTTTCTTTCAGAGAAAAGACCAACCAGAAAATCTAGAAGAAGTCCTTCATAGAATAGAATTTTCTACAAACTACAAATTTTTAGAAAATGTAGAGTTTGTTATAGAAAATGTTACCGAAAAATGGGATACTAAAAAACAAGTATACGCTTTGATTGATCCTATCTGTTCAGCAGATTGTATATTTGCCGCTAACACCTCAGCAATTCCTATTACTCGCATTGCTTCGGCTACCAAACGTGCCGATAAAGTTGTGGGGATTCACTTTATGAATCCTGTACCAATGAAGCCAATGGTAGAGATGATTCGCGGCTACCATACGTCAGAGACAACAATTGAGATAGCCAAAAAAATGCTATCTCAAATGGGTAAAGAGTGCATACTTGTTAATGATTCACCTGGTTTTGTCTCTAACCGCGTTTTAATGCTAACTATTAACGAAGCTGTTTTTCTGTTGCAAGACCAAGTTGCAACCGCAGAAGATATAGATAAAATCTTTAAAGGCTGTTTTGGTCACAAAATGGGGCCTTTAGAAACAGCAGATTTGATTGGGTTAGACACGATTTTATTTTCTATCGAAGTTTTGTACGAAAGCTTTAACGATAGTAAATATAGACCGTGCCCTTTACTTAAAAAAATGGTGGATGCGGGATTGTATGGTAGGAAAAATGGCAAAGGTTTTTATGCTTATCAATAA
- a CDS encoding acyl-CoA dehydrogenase family protein: MRIELTSQQKNYQAEIRAFVNEEIYPHASEWDKKEFTPPKLIKKIAQRGFLGAILPIEYAGKGMDMITFGILNEEIGRGCSSVRSLLTVHNMVSQALCKWGNKTQKDYWLPKLALGEIIAAFALSEPNVGSDAKSVETTATFVGDAYILNGQKKWITYGQIADIFLVFAKCEGKPTAFLVEKNNPGFSIKPMSGILGTRASMLAELQFNNCQISEKNLVGKLGFGFSYIAASALDYGRYSVASGCVGIAQACLEACIKYTSDRKQFDVYLKEHQLIRQKITQMIVNIKAARLLCYQAGYLKDISHPNSIIETSVAKYFASTAANKIANDAVQIHGGNGCSSEYPVERYLRDSKIMEIIEGSTQIQEITIAESAYQDYFISSVSPGWERKLTEKL; this comes from the coding sequence ATGAGAATAGAACTAACTTCGCAACAAAAGAATTATCAAGCTGAAATTAGAGCTTTTGTAAATGAGGAAATATATCCTCATGCTAGTGAATGGGATAAGAAAGAATTTACTCCTCCTAAACTAATCAAAAAAATTGCTCAACGTGGTTTCCTGGGTGCCATATTACCAATAGAATATGCTGGTAAAGGAATGGACATGATTACTTTCGGTATTCTCAACGAAGAAATTGGACGGGGATGTTCTTCTGTACGGAGTTTGCTCACAGTTCATAACATGGTTTCCCAGGCTTTATGCAAATGGGGAAATAAAACTCAAAAAGACTATTGGCTTCCTAAACTTGCACTGGGAGAAATTATAGCTGCTTTTGCATTAAGCGAACCCAATGTAGGTAGCGATGCTAAAAGTGTAGAAACAACAGCAACATTTGTGGGAGATGCTTATATTTTAAATGGGCAAAAAAAATGGATTACCTATGGACAAATAGCAGATATATTTTTGGTGTTTGCTAAATGCGAGGGTAAACCGACTGCTTTCTTAGTTGAAAAAAATAATCCAGGCTTTTCAATAAAACCAATGTCTGGTATATTAGGTACTAGAGCTTCAATGCTAGCAGAATTGCAGTTTAATAACTGTCAAATTTCTGAAAAAAATTTAGTAGGTAAATTAGGTTTTGGATTTTCTTACATTGCTGCTTCTGCACTTGATTATGGTAGATATAGTGTCGCATCTGGTTGTGTAGGTATTGCTCAAGCTTGTTTAGAAGCTTGCATCAAGTATACTAGCGATCGCAAACAATTTGATGTATATCTCAAAGAACATCAATTAATTCGCCAAAAAATTACTCAGATGATAGTTAATATCAAAGCAGCAAGATTGTTATGTTATCAAGCTGGTTATCTCAAAGATATTAGCCATCCTAACTCGATTATAGAGACTTCTGTTGCCAAGTATTTTGCATCTACAGCAGCCAACAAAATAGCTAATGATGCTGTACAAATTCATGGTGGAAATGGCTGTAGTAGTGAGTATCCCGTGGAACGGTATTTACGAGATTCTAAGATTATGGAAATTATTGAAGGTAGTACTCAAATTCAAGAAATTACTATTGCCGAGTCAGCATATCAAGATTATTTTATTTCCAGCGTTTCTCCTGGTTGGGAAAGAAAGTTAACAGAAAAACTTTAA